In the genome of Haloferax mediterranei ATCC 33500, one region contains:
- a CDS encoding DUF3209 family protein: MACAELEALRLALMNITGTTDESVKQHAEAELEGYLDEPGPIQALANASTLDEAQRHLDAALVDLEEEATQTPNDDPKSGYLRGRVIAVRDAERSLSRLRDQTDSFLEDLGEAHHDLHDTFPIEE, translated from the coding sequence ATGGCATGCGCTGAACTCGAAGCACTCCGACTCGCACTGATGAACATCACCGGAACCACAGACGAGAGCGTCAAACAACACGCCGAAGCCGAACTCGAAGGCTACCTCGACGAACCCGGTCCGATACAGGCGCTGGCAAACGCCTCGACCCTCGACGAGGCACAGCGGCATCTCGACGCCGCGCTCGTGGACCTCGAAGAGGAGGCGACGCAGACGCCGAACGACGACCCGAAATCCGGCTATCTTCGCGGGCGCGTTATCGCCGTTCGGGACGCCGAGCGGTCGCTGAGCCGTCTCCGCGACCAGACGGACTCGTTCCTCGAAGACCTCGGCGAGGCGCACCACGACCTCCACGACACCTTCCCAATCGAGGAGTAA